Proteins co-encoded in one Streptomyces sp. JH34 genomic window:
- a CDS encoding TetR/AcrR family transcriptional regulator, whose translation MSPHRTPDSGRRSDRSRRAIHEAALALVGEVGYARTTIEGIAARAGVGKQTIYRWWPSKAAVLMDAFLDMAARRAAEADASGGGGEHGIPDTGDLAADLKPVLRATVDELNDPATEAPTRALAAEGVIDPALGAQFVENLLEPQLQLYVTRLRAAQEAGEVRADVDPRIAVEFLVAPLTHRWLLRTLPLTHEYADAVVDHALRGLLVRP comes from the coding sequence ATGTCACCTCACAGGACCCCCGACTCCGGTCGCCGCAGCGACCGCTCCCGCCGCGCGATCCACGAGGCCGCGCTCGCACTCGTCGGCGAGGTGGGGTACGCGCGGACGACGATCGAGGGTATCGCCGCCCGGGCCGGGGTCGGCAAGCAGACGATCTACCGCTGGTGGCCGTCGAAGGCGGCCGTGCTCATGGACGCGTTCCTCGACATGGCCGCCCGCCGGGCGGCGGAGGCGGACGCGTCGGGAGGGGGCGGTGAGCACGGCATCCCGGACACCGGCGACCTGGCGGCGGACCTCAAGCCGGTCCTGCGCGCCACGGTCGACGAACTGAACGACCCCGCGACCGAGGCGCCCACCCGTGCCCTGGCCGCCGAGGGCGTCATCGATCCGGCGCTCGGGGCCCAGTTCGTGGAGAACCTGCTCGAACCCCAGCTCCAGTTGTATGTCACACGCCTGCGCGCCGCACAGGAGGCCGGCGAGGTGCGCGCGGACGTCGATCCGCGGATCGCGGTGGAGTTCCTGGTGGCCCCTCTCACCCACCGCTGGCTGCTCAGAACGCTTCCGCTCACCCATGAGTACGCGGACGCGGTCGTCGACCACGCCCTCCGAGGACTCCTGGTACGCCCCTGA
- a CDS encoding bifunctional DNA primase/polymerase: MGADSGRSRGTEGRISQWLRRRPKPQPETDDAARLELLLAVAEAGMPISPAAHPSGYRCSCERIGCPTPARHPVSFAWQTQSTTDRGQIERWAANQPLANFITATGMVHDVLDVPLAAGEAALERLIAAGIDVGPVARSGADRMLFFTATRGTPDDEDEWWPCELDCHPETMDEHPGLRWHCRGSYVLLPPARLPGELDVHWIRGPENPLPDPLTLLETLTDACARYADTADESDLDHGSVAWPLSR, from the coding sequence ATGGGCGCCGATTCCGGCCGCAGTCGCGGCACAGAGGGCAGGATTTCCCAGTGGCTGCGCAGGCGGCCGAAACCGCAGCCGGAGACCGACGACGCGGCGCGGCTGGAGCTGCTCCTGGCCGTCGCGGAGGCAGGAATGCCGATCTCACCCGCCGCGCATCCGTCCGGGTACCGGTGTTCCTGCGAACGCATCGGCTGTCCCACGCCCGCCCGGCACCCCGTCTCCTTCGCCTGGCAGACGCAGTCCACGACGGACCGCGGACAGATCGAGCGCTGGGCGGCCAACCAGCCGCTGGCCAACTTCATCACCGCCACCGGCATGGTGCACGACGTCCTCGACGTCCCCCTCGCGGCGGGGGAGGCCGCACTGGAGCGGCTCATCGCCGCCGGCATCGACGTCGGGCCCGTGGCCCGGTCCGGTGCCGACCGGATGCTCTTCTTCACCGCCACCCGCGGTACCCCGGACGACGAGGACGAGTGGTGGCCGTGCGAGCTGGACTGCCACCCCGAGACCATGGACGAGCATCCCGGTCTCCGCTGGCACTGCCGCGGCAGCTACGTCCTCCTGCCTCCCGCACGGCTCCCCGGTGAACTGGACGTGCACTGGATCCGCGGACCCGAGAACCCGCTGCCCGATCCGCTGACCCTGCTGGAGACGCTCACCGACGCCTGCGCGCGGTACGCGGACACGGCCGACGAGAGCGATCTCGACCACGGTTCGGTGGCCTGGCCGCTCAGCCGCTGA
- the efeU gene encoding iron uptake transporter permease EfeU produces the protein MFGNYLIGLREGLEAGLVVCILIAYLVKTGRRDALRPVWTGIAIACTISLAFGAALEFGSQELTFEAQEMLGGSLSIIAVGLVTWMVFWMRRTARHLKKELHGKLDTALAMGTGALVATAFLAVGREGLETALFVWASVRASGEGSSSPLIGVLLGIATAVVLSWLFYRGALKINLSKFFTWTGGMLVVVAAGVLAYGVHDLQEARFLGGLESKAFDITSTIPPDSWYGTLLKGVFNFQADPTVLQVTVWALYLIPTLALFLAPVGFRRSVRTTDQKAQKATDEKAGSTGGGARDGDGTGRDGERLRDGTR, from the coding sequence ATGTTCGGCAACTATCTGATCGGCCTGCGCGAGGGACTCGAGGCCGGCCTGGTCGTCTGCATCCTCATCGCCTACCTGGTCAAGACCGGCCGCCGCGACGCGCTGCGCCCGGTGTGGACCGGCATCGCCATCGCCTGCACCATCTCGCTGGCGTTCGGCGCCGCGCTCGAATTCGGTTCCCAGGAGCTGACGTTCGAGGCGCAGGAGATGCTCGGCGGCTCGCTGTCGATCATCGCCGTCGGGCTCGTGACCTGGATGGTGTTCTGGATGCGGCGTACGGCGCGGCATCTGAAGAAGGAGCTGCACGGCAAGCTGGACACGGCGCTCGCGATGGGCACCGGCGCCCTGGTGGCCACCGCCTTCCTGGCGGTGGGCCGCGAGGGCCTGGAGACCGCGCTGTTCGTGTGGGCTTCGGTGCGGGCCAGCGGTGAGGGTTCGTCGTCGCCGCTGATCGGGGTACTGCTGGGCATCGCGACCGCTGTCGTGCTGAGTTGGCTGTTCTACCGGGGCGCGCTGAAGATCAACCTGTCGAAGTTCTTCACCTGGACGGGCGGCATGCTCGTGGTGGTGGCGGCGGGAGTGCTGGCCTACGGCGTGCACGACCTCCAGGAGGCCCGCTTCCTCGGCGGCCTGGAGAGCAAGGCGTTCGACATCACGAGCACAATTCCGCCGGACAGCTGGTACGGCACCCTGCTCAAGGGCGTCTTCAACTTCCAGGCCGACCCGACCGTTCTCCAGGTCACGGTGTGGGCGCTGTATCTCATCCCCACGCTCGCGCTGTTCCTCGCCCCGGTAGGGTTCAGGCGGTCAGTGCGGACGACGGATCAGAAGGCGCAGAAGGCAACGGATGAGAAGGCTGGGTCGACTGGCGGCGGGGCTCGCGACGGCGACGGTACTGGTCGTGACGGCGAGCGGCTGCGTGACGGTACACGGTGA